The Diachasmimorpha longicaudata isolate KC_UGA_2023 chromosome 2, iyDiaLong2, whole genome shotgun sequence genome segment TGTCAGTCTTTTGTGTCATATGCTCCAAGTTGATCCAATGAAACGTGCAACAATAGAGGACATAAAGAAGCACGAGTGGTTCCAGAAAGATTTGCCCACTTATCTATTCCCATCTCCAGTAGAACAAGACTCTTCGGTCATTGATATTGACGCTATTAATGAAGTGTGTGAGAAATTCAATGTCAAAGAAGCTGAGGTACACTCTGCATTGCTGGCTGGAGATCCTCACGATCAATTGGCAATCGCTTATCATCTCATCATTGATAATAAGAGGATTGCGGATGAGGCTGCTAAGGCTGAGATTAAGGACTTTTATGTTGCCTCTAGCCCACCTCCAGTTGCCTTCAGTCCCAGTGAAAATTCAAGCAGTCCACTGAGACCACATCCGGAACGAATCGCACGTAAGGGTCTGTTACGgcttttattataattaattcatgtACATATATACACATATATGTACTAATTCCCCAATGAAAAGCATTCAAATACCAACAATAATGACCTATAAATGCAATGAAGAACCATCTTCTTCTTCTCTTCAGAATTTTGCCACTTCATCTAAAGTGCACAACttgtaataattcaataaataattcacagcATTTCGTGAGAGGCAGGGATCCCAGCCGACTACGCAGCCATTACCTCAAGGAGCTCGAGGAACCCCCGTAAAGCGAGCTAAATGGCATCTAGGCATCAGATCTCAATCAAAACCAAATGATATCATGAATGAAGTTTATCGTGCTATGAAAGCTTTGAATttcgaatggaaaattataaacGCCTACAGTGTTCGAGTTCGACAACAGAACAAGTTGGCAAATAGACACAGCAAAATGTCCCTTCAACTTTATCAAGTTGATTACAAAAGCTACCTCCTAGATTTCAAGTCACTGCCGAATGATGAAGCAGATGATTTTCTGAAAGGTACTTcgtgtttattaatttatgtaCATTATATATAAATCACCAATGGATTTGCAACTGTCTTTAAGAGAAAATGATTCGAGGAGTTGTATCAAGAATCGTATTTGAGGGCATATTTTATGAGTAGCAGGGAAAAGATTCGtgatattttttctcgattcaATTAATCTTAAAGATATTcgcaaaataaatttcttaattatttcatttggtttaaaaatttacaattgaagaatttatacgtaataattgacaattttctgCAGATCCTAGTTCTCTTCCGTCTCAATCGGCTGGCCATCATACcatggaattttttgaaatgtgTGCAGCCCTTATAACACAGTTGGCTCGTTGACACCATCCTCGATAGATTAACATTAATGTCTATTCCATTTTATAATTTgccaaaaaatagaatttgtaGAATACTTTTCAGTTGTGGGATTTTCCTCTTGAAGTCGTCTCGTAGGGGCTTTAGCACTGTAATGTGATTGTCATAATGTACCTCTCTGTCTattatgtgaataaaaaattttactttacCTCATTCATCTGCAGTTTTATCATTTGATGTTTCGTTTTAATTTAGTTGCACCTGATGATCGCTGATCTGCGAACACGGTTTCTTACGGCGGATGAAATGTCATTCCTTCGACGACGAAACAATAATACGTGGGGCTCTagaatcaaaataattttaaaattcctgaaattaGATTTCGACATTTTATGATGTAAGATCAGGTGGTATGATCTACCCTATTGATTGAACGATTTTGTTTTGATAGATTGGGAGTAGGCATCGTGAACATTAAATGGGGAAAGTCCACTGACAGTCACCCTGTTTAATTTACGGAGCAAAAAACAATTATGATCATCATTgccctcattttttatttaacgtcatattcattttcaaagaaaattttgGTACTACATTCAGACCCTAACATCTAAATAACGTTACCTGGCACGTGCATCATGTAGTGAACCCACCCTGGACTCTGCTGGACTCCGAGATTTCGCCACTCTGTTTCCGACATTAAGTGAGATTTAGGAACGTGCTTGGCTATCTCAGCTGataaaattacgtgtctggaATGTTTAGGTGTACACAAGAAATCCGTTGGAATTATTCACAGGATGAACATTATGTGTTGGGGGGACACTTGATGATTGCACATTGTGCCTTCGACTAACCTGTATTCATACTTATCAtcttgatatttttcggaGTACTGAATCGGATCACTAGACATTTTTGTTTCCAAGCCAAATAAATTTCTGTTCGAATGCAAGACgccaattttcaattgttaaatTGTTATTAGAAGGTTAAACCGGATTGTAAACAAATACACCGAGTCCGTGAAATGTTGTTATGACGCAGGTTATAGTGAAAcaacaaatttaaaatatttgtacAAGATTGAAAGACGTGCCCTTAGATGGCTAAACATGCACTGTTAGGATTCTGTCGGTACAGCAGTGGACGGGCTTGCTACTGGTTACAGCGGGACTGCCACAATGTTGCGGTAGCTCGACCGTCGGTAGCTCCGAGCGTCAACGACGGAAGCGAAAACGAGTCCAGCAAGAAGACCACTGGCCCTTGGGATCTATAGTACATTTGAGAAACCAACAGTTGGATTTGGATGTTGCTATCAATCGATTGAAGATAAATtgtactaccgattgaatcaGTTGGAATTATCAAATCTATTAAATCAAATTATCGAAATTGAGAGAAATCATTCTGTGCGAATAACAATAGAACTGTTCAGGCCGAAAGCCTTTACCTCTTCACAAAAGAACGTTTATGTCTCACTTAGTGTAAATAACAAGGACAAAGGAAAGGACCATATCACTAGTCATTTAAGTAAAAACATATCGATTATATTACGAAGATTTATCGTATAATACATCACTGTTATGACATTGGCCATTACGATGAAAATTACGATGCGGTGCGTTACAAGTTAACTTCGACTTATTAcatttaaaatgaataaaaagaaacATGACCATCTCCTGAACAAAACTTACAGTCTTAAAAAAGTTTAATACAGCAATACTGATCTAGGATTTTTAACAAGGCTTATGATTTTTAAGGCGCACTCGAGCCTTCACTGAATTTCAATTCTGAACTGTTTCATCATGCAAAATAATAGTTCTTCTACCTCAACATTGTTTCGAGTTTTTATAAACCCACGCCAAGTTAACCAGACCTTTCAACAGTAATTAATATCCAAAACATATTGTAATTTTATAGGACATATCCCACTACGTTCATTTGCCCTCAGATAAATTGCGAAGTGGTGAAGGacaatttcatgttttttgaaaaaatctttcagaGAAAGtgttttgttatttataatttcacGAACTAAACTGTTCTTCGGATATTTTCCCTCTAATTGTTTGCATTCTCACAGTATTCATGAAATGCTTTCACCACTTCGTTGcaataatcttaaaaattcacGTAAATACGCATTATTAATATCGAACTGTGTATGCGTTCATCATGATAATTAGACTGAACTATCATCCTACATACTCATATTAATTATATGGTTAATCTCTGTCAAATAAGTctgtttttctttcaatatCTCAAACTCGACATTGTTCATCCAAAAACGAAATCATCAATTCGTCTTCACTCCATAATATACTCTCTGCGGATGAATTTCGATGCGCCGATCATCGAGAATCATCAATAATCAGTGATAACTGATGTCCTCAGAGGCTTTCAACCTTGATCGTAACGCCTAATCCGCGGGGTAAAAACGAAGTATGGCTCTTCCTTGAATTTGTGAATGACACAGTTTATGAACAACATCCATT includes the following:
- the LOC135172566 gene encoding 5'-AMP-activated protein kinase catalytic subunit alpha-2-like isoform X2, whose product is MAEKIATNQPQPIVKIGHYTLGQTLGVGTFGKVKIGEHVLTKHKVAVKILNRQKIKSLDVVGKIRREIQNLKLFRHPHIIKLYQVISTPTDIFMIMEYVSGGELFDYIVKHGKLKEYEARRFFQQIISGVDYCHRHMIVHRDLKPENLLLDHNLHVKIADFGLSNMMMDGEFLRTSCGSPNYAAPEVISGKLYAGPEVDIWSCGVILYALLCGTLPFDDEHVPTLFRKIKSGIFPIPEYLNKTVVSLLCHMLQVDPMKRATIEDIKKHEWFQKDLPTYLFPSPVEQDSSVIDIDAINEVCEKFNVKEAEVHSALLAGDPHDQLAIAYHLIIDNKRIADEAAKAEIKDFYVASSPPPVAFSPSENSSSPLRPHPERIAPFRERQGSQPTTQPLPQGARGTPVKRAKWHLGIRSQSKPNDIMNEVYRAMKALNFEWKIINAYSVRVRQQNKLANRHSKMSLQLYQVDYKSYLLDFKSLPNDEADDFLKDPSSLPSQSAGHHTMEFFEMCAALITQLAR
- the LOC135172578 gene encoding cyclin-dependent kinases regulatory subunit-like, with amino-acid sequence MSSDPIQYSEKYQDDKYEYRHVILSAEIAKHVPKSHLMSETEWRNLGVQQSPGWVHYMMHVPEPHVLLFRRRRNDISSAVRNRVRRSAIIRCN
- the LOC135172566 gene encoding 5'-AMP-activated protein kinase catalytic subunit alpha-2-like isoform X1, which produces MAEKIATNQPQPIVKIGHYTLGQTLGVGTFGKVKIGEHVLTKHKVAVKILNRQKIKSLDVVGKIRREIQNLKLFRHPHIIKLYQVISTPTDIFMIMEYVSGGELFDYIVKHGKLKEYEARRFFQQIISGVDYCHRHMIVHRDLKPENLLLDHNLHVKIADFGLSNMMMDGEFLRTSCGSPNYAAPEVISGKLYAGPEVDIWSCGVILYALLCGTLPFDDEHVPTLFRKIKSGIFPIPEYLNKTVVSLLCHMLQVDPMKRATIEDIKKHEWFQKDLPTYLFPSPVEQDSSVIDIDAINEVCEKFNVKEAEVHSALLAGDPHDQLAIAYHLIIDNKRIADEAAKAEIKDFYVASSPPPVAFSPSENSSSPLRPHPERIARKAFRERQGSQPTTQPLPQGARGTPVKRAKWHLGIRSQSKPNDIMNEVYRAMKALNFEWKIINAYSVRVRQQNKLANRHSKMSLQLYQVDYKSYLLDFKSLPNDEADDFLKDPSSLPSQSAGHHTMEFFEMCAALITQLAR
- the LOC135172566 gene encoding 5'-AMP-activated protein kinase catalytic subunit alpha-2-like isoform X4; amino-acid sequence: MLNRAVLGYHLLIFLIFSITRVVDEFFPDRSHSDEQISTYQVISTPTDIFMIMEYVSGGELFDYIVKHGKLKEYEARRFFQQIISGVDYCHRHMIVHRDLKPENLLLDHNLHVKIADFGLSNMMMDGEFLRTSCGSPNYAAPEVISGKLYAGPEVDIWSCGVILYALLCGTLPFDDEHVPTLFRKIKSGIFPIPEYLNKTVVSLLCHMLQVDPMKRATIEDIKKHEWFQKDLPTYLFPSPVEQDSSVIDIDAINEVCEKFNVKEAEVHSALLAGDPHDQLAIAYHLIIDNKRIADEAAKAEIKDFYVASSPPPVAFSPSENSSSPLRPHPERIARKAFRERQGSQPTTQPLPQGARGTPVKRAKWHLGIRSQSKPNDIMNEVYRAMKALNFEWKIINAYSVRVRQQNKLANRHSKMSLQLYQVDYKSYLLDFKSLPNDEADDFLKDPSSLPSQSAGHHTMEFFEMCAALITQLAR
- the LOC135172566 gene encoding 5'-AMP-activated protein kinase catalytic subunit alpha-2-like isoform X3, with the protein product MAEKIATNQPQPIVKIGHYTLGQTLGVGTFGKVKIGEHVLTKHKVAVKILNRQKIKSLDVVGKIRREIQNLKLFRHPHIIKLYQVISTPTDIFMIMEYVSGGELFDYIVKHGKLKEYEARRFFQQIISGVDYCHRHMIVHRDLKPENLLLDHNLHVKIADFGLSNMMMDGEFLRTSCGSPNYAAPEVISGKLYAGPEVDIWSCGVILYALLCGTLPFDDEHVPTLFRKIKSGIFPIPEYLNKTVVSLLCHMLQVDPMKRATIEDIKKHEWFQKDLPTYLFPSPVEQDSSVIDIDAINEVCEKFNVKEAEVHSALLAGDPHDQLAIAYHLIIDNKRIADEAAKAEIKDFYVASSPPPVAFSPSENSSSPLRPHPERIARKAFRERQGSQPTTQPLPQGARGTPVKRAKWHLGIRSQSKPNDIMNEVYRAMKALNFEWKIINAYSVRVRQQNKLANRHSKMSLQLYQVDYKSYLLDFKSLPNDEADDFLKVLFRLNRLAIIPWNFLKCVQPL